From Amia ocellicauda isolate fAmiCal2 chromosome 12, fAmiCal2.hap1, whole genome shotgun sequence, a single genomic window includes:
- the helt gene encoding hairy and enhancer of split-related protein helt produces MASKMKERKKTPVSHKVIEKRRRDRINRCLNELGKTVPMALAKQSSGKLEKAEILEMTVQYLRALHSADFPRGREKGELLAEFANYFHYGYHECMKNLVHYLTTVERMETKDTKYARILAFLQSKSRVVTEPVFGSMGALPEPADYLCQLHSAADYQSHSPGDSVFPQSPGHFPWPARSPAIPYPSGPLSAPAQQHGGYLAPVQGLEQHYLNLLGHSHANTFSL; encoded by the exons ATGGCCTCCAAGATGAAAGAGCGCAAG AAAACCCCAGTGTCTCACAAGGTGATCGAGAAAAGAAGAAGAGATCGTATTAACCGGTGTCTAAACGAGCTGGGGAAAACGGTGCCAATGGCTCTAGCAAAACAG AGCTCTGGGAAGCTGGAGAAAGCGGAGATCCTGGAGATGACGGTCCAGTATTTGAGGGCGCTGCACTCCGCCGATTTCCCCAGGGGCAGAGAAAAAG GAGAGCTGTTAGCCGAGTTTGCCAACTACTTCCACTACGGCTACCACGAATGCATGAAGAACCTGGTGCACTACCTGACCACGGTGGAGAGGATGGAGACCAAAGACACCAAGTACGCCCGCATCCTGGCCTTCCTGCAGTCCAAGTCCCGCGTCGTCACAGAGCCCGTGTTCGGCTCCATGGGCGCCCTGCCGGAGCCGGCCGACTACCTGTGCCAACTGCACTCCGCAGCGGACTACCAAAGCCACAGCCCCGGCGACTCCGTCTTCCCGCAGAGCCCGGGCCATTTCCCCTGGCCTGCGCGGAGCCCCGCCATCCCCTACCCGTCCGGGCCTCTGTCCGCGCCGGCGCAGCAGCACGGCGGCTACCTGGCCCCGGTGCAGGGACTGGAGCAGCACTACCTCAACCTGCTGGGCCACTCGCACGCAAACACGTTCAGTTTGTAA